The genome window GCCGCCTTCTTCTTGGGAGTCGCCTTCTTCTTGGGCGCGGCTGCCTTCTTCCTCGGAGTGCCTGTCTCCTTGGACGTGGCCGCCTTCTTCGACGTTGCGGTCTTCTTCGACGCGGCCGCCTTCTTCGGTGTCGCCTTCTTCGGTGTCGCCTTCCTCGTCGTGCGCCTCGCCGCCTTCTTCGTGCGCTGCGGGGTCTCCCCGACCGCCGAGCGGGCCGAGGCGGCCGCCTCCACGTGGGAGCCGAGCAGGCGTCCGACGCCGAGCAGGGCGGCGACGCGGTCGCGGTCCAGCGCCTCCACCTCGCCGTCGTACACGATCTGGCCGCGCTGCATGATGTGGACCTGGTCCGAGATGCGCAGGGCGAAGGTCACGTTCTGCTCGACCATCAGGATCGTCACCCCGGACCGGTTCACGTCCCGCAGGATCTCGAACAGGCCCTCGATGACGCGGGGGGCGAGACCGGCGGTCGCCTCGTCGACGAGGATCAGCTTCGGGTCGGACATCAGGGCGCGACCGACGGCCAGCATGGCCTGCTCGCCTCCCGAGAGCGTCCCGGCCGCCTGCTCGCGCCTCTCGCCGAGCCGGGGGAACCTCTCGAGGACGGAGGCCAACCGCGCGTCGTAGAGCCCGCG of Actinomycetota bacterium contains these proteins:
- a CDS encoding ABC transporter ATP-binding protein; protein product: MNEGRPLLEVRDLRAGFGANTVLHGLTYTVHEGEFASILGLNGAGKSVSLKVVGGVVPAWSGTITLDGADITSMGAEQRVQHGLAHVPQGRQVFPELTIEQNLRLGAYTLRRRERGLYDARLASVLERFPRLGERREQAAGTLSGGEQAMLAVGRALMSDPKLILVDEATAGLAPRVIEGLFEILRDVNRSGVTILMVEQNVTFALRISDQVHIMQRGQIVYDGEVEALDRDRVAALLGVGRLLGSHVEAAASARSAVGETPQRTKKAARRTTRKATPKKATPKKAAASKKTATSKKAATSKETGTPRKKAAAPKKKATPKKKAAPKKKAAPKVKAAPKKKAAPKKGAKTSRTSGGRAR